A portion of the Pseudarthrobacter defluvii genome contains these proteins:
- a CDS encoding DUF6458 family protein, which translates to MRIGSSIFLIALGAILAWAVAPGLIPFVDQQLVGYILMAVGVIGLIASLILASPGRSRRVSESRSVIDPNTGERITRHESRDGGI; encoded by the coding sequence ATGAGAATCGGCTCGTCAATCTTCCTCATCGCCCTCGGCGCCATCCTTGCCTGGGCAGTGGCTCCCGGACTCATTCCATTCGTGGACCAGCAGTTGGTGGGCTACATCCTGATGGCCGTGGGCGTGATCGGACTGATCGCGTCCCTCATCCTAGCTTCCCCCGGCCGCAGCCGGCGCGTCAGCGAGTCCCGCTCCGTCATCGATCCCAACACCGGCGAGCGCATCACCCGCCATGAAAGCCGCGACGGCGGAATCTAA
- a CDS encoding alpha/beta hydrolase yields the protein METVVWSKPEGQRAGTPLLVMMHGYGTDESRMVRLFEYLPQEFTCAAVRAPMPIGDHWGWFLLDYFLANDFADVISAANSVRAWISSVRDQHSSVTLMGYSQGMAMATTLLRLHPEDYKAVVGLSGFVLKNELLTVMDSFEAKPPFFWGRDKADLVINEDAIAYTAEWLDQNTLLTPRTYPGMGHAMSKTEMVDVSAFLRHYVLR from the coding sequence GTGGAAACAGTTGTGTGGTCCAAGCCCGAAGGCCAGCGTGCCGGCACTCCGTTGCTGGTGATGATGCATGGTTACGGCACGGACGAGTCGCGGATGGTGCGCCTTTTCGAATACCTGCCACAGGAGTTCACCTGTGCCGCCGTGCGCGCCCCGATGCCGATTGGCGACCACTGGGGTTGGTTCCTGCTGGACTACTTCCTGGCGAACGACTTCGCCGACGTCATTTCCGCAGCCAACTCCGTCCGCGCGTGGATCAGTTCCGTCAGGGACCAGCACAGCAGCGTCACCCTCATGGGCTATTCCCAGGGCATGGCCATGGCCACCACGCTCCTGCGGCTGCACCCCGAGGACTACAAGGCCGTTGTGGGGTTGTCCGGCTTCGTCCTCAAGAACGAGCTCCTCACGGTCATGGATTCCTTCGAGGCCAAGCCGCCCTTCTTCTGGGGGCGGGACAAGGCCGATCTGGTCATCAACGAGGACGCCATCGCCTACACCGCCGAATGGCTGGACCAGAACACGTTGTTGACGCCCCGGACCTACCCGGGGATGGGGCACGCGATGTCCAAAACGGAGATGGTGGACGTCAGCGCCTTCCTCCGCCATTACGTCCTGCGGTGA
- a CDS encoding HAD family hydrolase, with product MTQETAADTAAWTGAAAILFDLDGVLTPTASVHERAWQELFDGYLASQPGVSGYRESDYFDHIDGKPRFDGVRDFLASRGITLPEGPLDDDPSHDTVHGLGNRKNAVFNDIVSAGVEPFHGSVRFLQAALDRGLKVAVVSSSRNAPAVLKAAGLSRHFAVVVDGVVAAEQGLPGKPNPATYEYAAKLLDLSSSECVVVEDAVSGVQAGQAGSFHSVIGVDRGAGRQTLLDAGATLVVNDLQELIP from the coding sequence ATGACACAAGAAACTGCAGCTGATACCGCCGCCTGGACCGGCGCCGCAGCAATCCTGTTCGACCTGGACGGGGTGCTGACGCCCACAGCCAGCGTGCATGAGCGGGCCTGGCAGGAGCTGTTCGATGGCTACCTTGCCTCACAGCCAGGTGTTTCCGGCTACAGGGAAAGCGACTACTTCGACCATATCGACGGCAAGCCGCGCTTTGACGGGGTACGCGACTTCCTGGCCTCACGTGGGATTACCCTGCCGGAGGGCCCGCTGGATGACGATCCCTCCCACGACACCGTCCATGGTCTGGGCAACCGGAAGAACGCGGTCTTCAACGACATCGTGAGCGCCGGCGTCGAACCGTTCCACGGCTCTGTCCGCTTCCTCCAAGCCGCGCTTGACCGCGGACTCAAGGTCGCCGTCGTCTCCTCCTCCCGCAATGCCCCCGCAGTCCTGAAGGCCGCCGGCCTCAGCCGGCACTTCGCCGTCGTGGTGGACGGGGTGGTGGCCGCGGAGCAGGGCCTGCCAGGCAAGCCAAACCCGGCCACGTACGAATACGCCGCCAAGCTGCTGGACCTGTCCAGCTCCGAGTGCGTGGTGGTCGAAGATGCGGTGTCCGGTGTACAGGCCGGGCAGGCGGGATCATTCCACTCCGTCATCGGCGTGGACCGCGGAGCCGGGCGGCAGACGCTCCTGGACGCCGGCGCCACCCTGGTGGTCAACGACCTTCAGGAACTCATCCCCTAA